TTCAGGTCTTACTTGATCTTCAAGTGAGATAAAGGAAGGTTTTTGGTGCTTTATAACCCAACAAAGAGAGAGAATGAAAGTCAAAGAGATCAATCCAACAATAGCGCAGACAATgctaaccaatttttccttggAAGAACCTTGCTTCAACCAGCTCAATTTTGGGGTTGATGAGGTATTAGTAGCTGGATGACAATGATATGAACCCAGTCCGCATAAACCTTCATTTCCAGCAAAATTGCTTGGGTCCATCTTCTGGAAAGCAGGGGTGTTTGGTATTATCCCAACCAGGTTGTTGTTGGAGAGGTTGCAGACAGTGAGACTCATTAAGCCTCCTATTGCACTGGGAATTTCACCAGAAAGCTGATTGTCATTGAGATAGAGCGATTCAAGCATCTGCAAGCTCCCCAGATTGACAGGAATGGTGCCATTGAGCATATTATGACTAAGGTTGAGGGATATCTGAAGAGCAGTAAGCTTACCAAGCTCAACAGGAATATTCCCGGAAAAGAAGTTGCCCCCAATTTCTAGTTCAGTAAGTCGTATTAGGCCTCCTAAACTACTTGGGATTAATCCATTAAGTTTATTATCTGACAGCTTGAGCCGTTCCAAGTTTGTCAGCATTCCAAGTTTTTCTGGAAGATATCCTGTGAAAAAGTTCCCACTAAGGTCAAGCCTCTGAAGTTTTACACAATTTCCCAATTCATGAGGAACGCCCCCAGAGAGTCGATTAGAAGAGACGTTGAATGCAACAAGCTTCACAAGTTTACCGATCTCAGAGGGGATATTTCCAAAGAAATAGTTGCCTGACAAGAGCAACCTTTCTAAATTCGTTAGATTGCCTACTTCTGGGGGTATGAATCCTGAAAACCTGTTATGAAAGAGCTCAAGAGCCGAAAGATTCTGAAGTTTGGACAATTCAATCGAAAGGCTTCCAGTGAGCAGATTGTCTCCCAACATGAGTGTCTCCAGAGATCTGCAAGTTTTTAGGCCATGTGGAATGTTTCCAGACAAATTATTTGACCCAAGGCTAAGAAACATCATTGTGTGGCACCTGCAAAGCTGTGCTGGTATGCTGCCTACAAGATTGTTCATGGACATGTCAACAACTTGAAGCCTGCTATTTAGTCCAAGTAACGGAGGAATGATCCCTTCAAGATGATTGTCGAAAAGCTGTAAATTCTCCAAGCTCTGCAGGTTTTGAAGCTCTACAGGGATAGTTCCAGTCAAATTATTTATTGACAAATCTAATTTACTGAGCTGCTTCAACTGTCCTAGCTCCCTCGGAATATCTCCTTGTAAGAGATTTTCGAAAAGATGAAGCAACCAAAGATTCGGAATTTGTCCCAACTCCTTTGGGATGAAGCCAGTCAAGTCATTTTCAGAAAGATCAATCTCAGATGCACTTGAACAATTCCCCAATTCTCTTGGGATTGTCCCATTTATCTGGTTTGTGTATACGTATAATCTTTTCAGGTGAGATAACTTCCCCAGCTCTTTAGGGAGGGAGCCAATGAATGCATTTTCATGCAAAGCAAGTAATTCTAACCTACTAAAATTCCCAACTTCAGGAGGAATCTCACCATAAAAAAGATTCTTCCAGAGAATCAAGCTGTTAAGATTGACAAGCTTTTGAAGCTCAACTGGAAAAGAACCTTCCAGCTGGTTTTCAGCCAGTCCAAGGACTTCCAAGCTCTCACATTCACTAATTTCTGCTGGAATTGGACCCGACAGATAATTTCGACCTGCCCTTATGATCCTAAGCTTTTTCAATCTGCCAATGGATGGTGGAATTATTCCAGTAAGATTGTTACTGTAAACTACAAGCTCTTCAATTGAAGCCATATTTCCAATTTCCTCTTGGACTTCTCCGAAAATGTAATTCTCACACAGATAAAGCTCCCTGAGGGATGTAATGTTGTAAAGCTGGGCTGGAATTTTGCTGTGGAGCCTATTTGTACAGAGGTCTAAAATCTCAAGACTACGACAGATTGCAAAATCAGCAGGAATGGgaccggaaatgaagtttgtaGATACATTGAACTCAGTTAAGTAAGGAAGCTTACAAATGCTTGAAGATAGAGTGCCGGACAAGTTCAGGCGACTGAGATTTATGGAAGTCACCCTATATTCATCAGTACAGCCTATACCAGTCCAGTTACAGGGATTGGAATCCAAACCATCCCAGCTTTGCAGATTGCCACTGGGGTCTGTAAGGAAACTTTTGAACTCCAAGAGAATTGATCCCTCTTCATTCACAGATTGAATAGAGATGACCATGCAGCTACAGAGCAAGAATAGTAGCAAAtgcttttgaatttcaaaaatccAACTGTTCTCCATTTTCAGTGGAAAAAAGCAAGAAAGGTCACGTGCTGGaaagcaaaaatgaaaaattagaagGCCTGCAGAAAGATCAAATTGCACTTGCCCGATGATCCTGCAGCATTGTCTATTCACAAGGGACTAACAAGAAGTGTATGGAAGAAAGATACACTCACTGATATTAATCGAAAGAATCTAAAAGAATCCTGAGTAAGGGAATTATTGTTCACTTCAATCTCTAATTTAAGATAAGTCTAACAAATTAGATAGACAACTTGGGTTGTTGAGGATGATAAGTAGCAGATAAGCAAAGCCAGACAATCTGAACGGAGAAAGACAATCGAGTAACAGTCGAAGTGCTACAGAGGCCTAAAGACAAAAGCCTGATTGCATAAAGAAAGCTTTTATTAAGGACTCTGCAACACGATACAGAGGATCAAAATGCTCAAATGTGTCTTAGCCATGACCCTTCAATTTCAATATTAGTTCAACCAATGGACCGCAAAGGACCAGCATACGGGGCAAAAAACTAGAAGAAGGGCCCTGTTCTAATGGGAATTTGATTTTAGTTCAAGCGTGAATAGCAATGATGATACTGATGAGCAATAGAAAGAAAAGGATAAGGCGTAGGAGAGAAAGAGCATGGCCTAGAGAGTAGAGGGTGGGGGAAAATAatgcatttcttttctttccgtGACTGATTGATAAGGCAAGAAGCAAGAGATGGACCGTGAAGGTCACGATCCAaacgagagaaagaaaaaagagtcaACGGAAACTTTACAGTTGTGAGTACATGAATGTGCATGCGAGTGAGTGCTGTTGGTGGTTTGCTGCAGAAATTGCACAGCCACTTGCTTCTaatctccttcttcttcttcttcttgcacTCAtgatcatcattttttttcctgtgtaaggtttgaaaattttgatgcttTAGTGGGGTGGAAACTGGATTGGACTTTGTACCATGTATGTGTACTAACTCGGGACAAAGATTGAGATTTGTCATGGGAATTCTCGGATCATGATCTCAGGCCACATTGCTTCTTGGCCTAACAATatgggaaaattttcaattgccAATTAGGATTCTGGTATATTCGGTATCCTCTCTTTTCaccaccccttttttttttttttgggtcttgtCTCGTTTCTTTTACCTGTAACAAATTACTACTAGTGTGGAATGTCATGATTTGAAGATAGACTTCAAAGAGGAGATGAGTCCATAGTGGAGGGATGAATTGGAATCTCTAG
The DNA window shown above is from Coffea arabica cultivar ET-39 chromosome 5e, Coffea Arabica ET-39 HiFi, whole genome shotgun sequence and carries:
- the LOC140006690 gene encoding uncharacterized protein, which translates into the protein MENSWIFEIQKHLLLFLLCSCMVISIQSVNEEGSILLEFKSFLTDPSGNLQSWDGLDSNPCNWTGIGCTDEYRVTSINLSRLNLSGTLSSSICKLPYLTEFNVSTNFISGPIPADFAICRSLEILDLCTNRLHSKIPAQLYNITSLRELYLCENYIFGEVQEEIGNMASIEELVVYSNNLTGIIPPSIGRLKKLRIIRAGRNYLSGPIPAEISECESLEVLGLAENQLEGSFPVELQKLVNLNSLILWKNLFYGEIPPEVGNFSRLELLALHENAFIGSLPKELGKLSHLKRLYVYTNQINGTIPRELGNCSSASEIDLSENDLTGFIPKELGQIPNLWLLHLFENLLQGDIPRELGQLKQLSKLDLSINNLTGTIPVELQNLQSLENLQLFDNHLEGIIPPLLGLNSRLQVVDMSMNNLVGSIPAQLCRCHTMMFLSLGSNNLSGNIPHGLKTCRSLETLMLGDNLLTGSLSIELSKLQNLSALELFHNRFSGFIPPEVGNLTNLERLLLSGNYFFGNIPSEIGKLVKLVAFNVSSNRLSGGVPHELGNCVKLQRLDLSGNFFTGYLPEKLGMLTNLERLKLSDNKLNGLIPSSLGGLIRLTELEIGGNFFSGNIPVELGKLTALQISLNLSHNMLNGTIPVNLGSLQMLESLYLNDNQLSGEIPSAIGGLMSLTVCNLSNNNLVGIIPNTPAFQKMDPSNFAGNEGLCGLGSYHCHPATNTSSTPKLSWLKQGSSKEKLVSIVCAIVGLISLTFILSLCWVIKHQKPSFISLEDQVRPEVLENYYFPKEGFTYQDIVEATGNFSDSAVIGSGACGTVYKAVMADGEVIAVKKLKGRGEAPSSDNSFHAEVSTLGKIRHRNIVKLYGFCYHQDSNLLLYEYMENGSLGELLRGNRSCLLDWNARYKIALGAAEGLCYLHYDCKPQIIHRDIKSNNILLDELFQAHVGDFGLAKLIDLSYSKSMSAVAGSYGYIAPEYAYTLKVTEKSDIYSFGVVLLELITGKSPVQPLDQGGDLVTWVKRSIHKVVQISEVYDKRLDLSVRRTSDEIALVLKIALFCTSISHLSRPTMREVVAMLIDARENASNSPSSPTSETPLNEDGSYKGFNEP